In the genome of Larus michahellis chromosome 26, bLarMic1.1, whole genome shotgun sequence, the window CCTGCATGCCtgatgtcccccccgtcccctgcatccccccctgtcccctgcatccccacatccccTCTGTCCCTGCGTCCCTCATCCCTCCAGTCGTGTCCCACCCCTCCCCCAtatcccctccaccccccacgtccccatgtccccttcaGCCCCCGCCATCTCCGGCGGGACGCGTCCCCTGCCCCGTCTCCCCGTCCCACCCCACACCCCTGTCCCTCCGTGGGGGCTGGAGCCTCCGCGGGCGTTGCTGGGCCCTGACTCAGGCGAAGCTCCCGCCGGCGCAGCCGGAATTTCTACCTGATCCACACCTAATTATTTCCTTCCCGGCCCAGCAGCGGCGGGGGCCGGATCCTGACCCAGTATAAATCCAgtggggagcggagccggggacCGATGTGGCCGGAGGCAGACGGGGATGGAGCCGGAGGCGCTGCCAGGGGtaggatggggacggggacagggcggGATGAGGCCCtggggggtggccctggggcaGCTTGTGGGGGGTactgggcgggggggagagggtgCGGGGCCCcagccaccagtgtccccagtacagGCTGTCCCATggtcaccagtgtccccagtataGGCTGTTCCATGGTGACCACTGTCCCCAGTACAGGCTGGGCTATGGTCACCAGTATCCCCAGTACAGGCTGCCCCATggtcaccagtgtccccagtataGGCTGTCCCATGGtgaccagtgtccccagtacagGCTATCCCACGGTCACCAGTATCCCCAGTACAGGCTGGGCTATggtcaccagtgtccccagtacagGCTGCCCCATggtcaccagtgtccccagtacagGCTGGGCTACGGTCACCAGTATCCCCAGTACAGGCTGCCCCATggtcaccagtgtccccagtataGGCTGTCCCATGGtgaccagtgtccccagtacagGCTGCCCCATggtcaccagtgtccccagtacagGCTGGGCTATggtcaccagtgtccccagtacagGCTGCCCCATGatcaccagtgtccccagtcctGGCTGACCCTGTGCCCCTTTTGCAGGCTCTAACAGAGTCCCAGTTCAGgatgtcccagtgctcccagtccaggctgtcccatggctcccagtgctcccagtccaggctgtcccatggctcccaatgctcccagtccagcctgcccccatggctcccagtgctcccagtccaggctgtcccatgctccccagtgctcccagtccaggctgtcccatggctcccagtgctcccagtccagcctGCCCCCacggctcccagtgctcccagtccaggctattccatggctcccagtgctcccagtccaggctgtccccatggctcccagtgctcccagtccaggctattccatggctcccagtgctcccagtccaggctgtcccatggctcccaatgctcccagtccaggctgcccccatggctcccagtgctcccagtccagcctgcccccatggctcccagtgctcccagtccaggctgtcccatggctcccagtgctcccagtccagcctGCCCCCacggctcccagtgctcccagtccaggctattccatggctcccagtgctcccagtccaggctgtcccatggctcccaatgctcccagtccaggctgcccccatggctcccagtgctcccagtccaggctgtcccatggctcccagtgctcccagtccagcctGCCCCCacggctcccagtgctcccagtccaggctgtcccatggctcccagtgctcccagtccaggctgtcccatggctcccaatgctcccagtccaggctgcccccatggctcccagtgctcccagtccaggctgcccccatggctcccagtgctcccagtccaggctattccatggctcccagtgctcccagtccagcctGCCCCCacggctcccagtgctcccagtccaggctgcccccatggctcccagtgctcccactccAGGCTAttccatggctcccagtgctcccagtccaggctgtcccatggctcccagtgctcccagtccaggctattccatggctcccagtgctcccagtccaggctgcccccatggctcccagtgctcccactccAGGCTAttccatggctcccagtgctcccagtccagcctGCCCCCacggctcccagtgctcccactccAGGCTAttccatggctcccagtgctcccagtccaggctgcccccatggctcccagtgctcccactccAGGCTAttccatggctcccagtgctcccagtccagcctGCCCCCacggctcccagtgctcccagtccagcctgcccccatggctcccagtgctcccactccAGGCTAttccatggctcccagtgctcccagtccagcctgcccccacagctcccagtgctcccagtccaggctgtcccatggctcccagtgctcccagtccaggctattccatggctcccagtgctcccagtccaggctgcccccatggctcccagtgctcccactccAGGCTAttccatggctcccagtgctcccagtccagcctGCCCCCacggctcccagtgctcccagtccaggctgtcccatggctcccagtgctcccagtccagcctGCCCCCacggctcccagtgctcccactccAGGCTGcccccatggctcccagtgctcccagtccaggctattccatggctcccagtgctcccagtccaggctgtcccatggctcccagtgctcccagtccaggctaTTCCAtgggtcccagtgctcccagtccaggctgtcccatggctcccagtgctcccagtccagcctgcccccatggctcccagtgctcccagtccaggctattccatggctcccagtgctcccagtccagcctGCCCCCacggctcccagtgctcccagtccaggctgtcccatggctcccagtgctcccagtccaggctgtcccatgctccccagtgtccccagcaccccggtACCCAGCCGGGCGGTTTGTCCCGGTCGGTCCCCATCACCCCACTCCAGTCCTGCCCGCTCTGGCCTCGTGCCCCTTCCAGACCCCCTGTCACCCAGGTCCCCCCCGTCGTCCCCACGGGGACGCTCAGGGAGTGGCCATGGGGACCTCAGGCCCTCGGGGACAAGGATGGGGTCACACAGCGGAAGAGCAGGATTTTGGTGCCGACCTTCCctaaaaccaccccaaaaccatgAGGCGGCtctgtccccacggtgtccccctgtccccatgtccacatgtccccatgtctgcgtgtccccatgtccgtgtgtccccatgtccccgtggtgtccccatatctctgtgtccccatgtccccgtgtctcgatgtccccgtgtccccatggcgtCCCCAtttccccatggtgtccccacgaCCAAGCGTGCCCATATGCCCATGTCCGTTTGCTCCTGCGTCACCCGTGTCCCACCgtccccgaggtgtccctggggggtgcaGTGGGTGCCCCACGTCCTCCCCTCTGGCAGGGTGCCTGCTCGCCGGCGTGTGGGGGGTCCTCGTCGGGATCCTCGGGGTGCTGTGAGGAGCACCTGGCCTGCCTGGGCCCGGAGGGGGACACCTGCGCCTGCCGCGACGGCGCCTTCGTGGAGGTGGAGCCCGGGGACAACCAAGGtacgggggtggggggacagcagTGGGGACAGAGGCAGCTGGGAGGGGCAGGCCCACCTGGCCTGCCTGgccatcccgtccccatcccatctccatcccatcccatccccgtccccgtccccatctccttcccatcccatcccatccccatctccttcccatcccatccccgtccctgtccccatgtccatcccatctccatcccatcccatttccttcccatcccatcccattcccatctccttcccatcccatcccatttccttcccatcccatcccattcccctctccttcccatcccatccccgtccccatgtccatcccatctccatcccatcccatcccatcccatcccatcccatcccatttccttcccatcccatcccattcccctctccttcccatcccatcccatcatctcctccccatcccatcccatccccatcccatccccatccccatccccatcccatcatctccttcccatcccatccccatcccatcccatcccatccccatctccttcccatcccatcccatcatctcctccccatcccatcccatccccaacgccatcccatcccatccccaatgccatcccatcccatcatctcctccccatcccatcccatccccaatgccatcccatccccatccccatcccatcccatccccatctccttcccatccccatcccatcatctccttcccatcccaccccatcccatccccatctccttcccattcccatcccatcatctccttcccatccccatcccatcccatcctatccctatctccttcccatccccatcccatctccttcccatcccatcccatcccatcccatcccatccctatccccatccccatctccttccTATCGcatctcatctcatcccatccccatcccatcccatcccatcccatcccatcccatcccatcccatcccagatTTGGGGTCCCTGTGGCACCAGCACCCGTGTCCCAGGGTGGGGCAGGCTCCCCAGCGCCTGCAGACATGGGGGGCGGCCGAGGGTCACGCCGActgtcccctcccgctccccagagCTGCTGACGGAGGATGACATCTACTGCCGCTGCCTCTCCAAGACACTGTGCCACACGGCCACCCCCGTCACAGTCGGCTTCTACGCCCCCTGCGGCCACCGCCTCTACTCCCTGCTGGACAAGGTCACTGGTGGGTGTGGGGCCACGGGGCCACCACGGGTCACCCCCTCCGGGAgcctcccagccagccccgctggcttcgggggggtccccatggcacCAGCATCCCGCCCGTTTGCACCCTGGACTGGGGGGGTCCCTGTTGCAGCAGTGTCTTTCCTGGTCCCCCCACCTCGTCCCCAGATTTGGGGGTCCCTGTCGCTTGTCCCACCACCCCGTTTTCTTCTACAGCTTTGGGGTACCCCATGGCACTAgcacccatcccatcccatctccttcccatccccaacccatcccatcccatcccatcccatcccatcccatcccatcccttcccatctccttcccatcccatcccatcccatcccatcccatcccatcccatcccatcccagtttcTCCCCTGGCTTTCAAGTCCCTCTTTCATAAACACCCATCCCACATCTCCCCTACATTTGGCGTCCcccattgcaccagctcccaccccactccatcccaccccatcccatcccatccctatctccttcccatccccatcccatcatctccttcccatcatctccttcccatcatctccttcccatcccctccttcccatcatctccttcccatccccatcccatccgctcccattccatcccatctcctccccatcccatcccatcccatcccatcccatcccatcccatcccatcccctcccatcccatctcatctccttcccatcccatcccacccgcatctccttcccatccccaccccatcatctccttcccatccccaccccatcatCTCCTTCCCATCATCTCcttcccgtcccatcccatcccatccccccgTAAGGCTCAGGGCACCTTCACCCCCTGGTCCCTCATCCCCGCTTTTCCCCCAAGGCTTCATGCGGCAGGAGATGGTGCGGCGGGAGGAGGCCGAGCTGCGCCGGAGCCACCAGAAGCCACGTAGCCCTGAGGGCTGGGGGTTGCTGCTGGTCCTCTGGTACCTGGCCTTCTACAAGCCCATCATCACCGAGAGCCACCTGAGGAGGAAGAACATCGAGTTCATCTTCATCCGCTTCAGCGCCTGGCAATACGCCGGCTGCGACAAGCTCTGGGCCGGTTTGGTCACCACCCTCTGTGACAGCATCCGCCACCATTTTGGGGCTCTGCCCCTCAGCGTCTACCATGTCATGGGCACCCGGCCCCGCTTCGCCTCTGGCTTCAGCCAGAAGGAATGGGTCCTCAAGACGGGCACCTGCCTCAAGCTCTGGGGGCTGCTCTTCGTCCTGGGCGCCGGCCTCACCATCCTGCTGGTGGCCCTCTTGGTGCCCGGCATCAAGGACCACCACGCCTTGAAGGTGGTGGGCAGCGCCGTCACCTCGCTCTCGGGTTCCGGTTTGGCGCTGGGAGCTTTCTCCATCCTGAAGAACCTGTTGATCAGTGAGAAGCAAAAGATCGAGCGGTTGACCAACAGCGAGAAGTTCACCAGCCAGTTGGGCTTCATGAGCAAGGTGCGCAATGAGGTGGAGGTGCTGGTCGACTTCTTGTCCTTCATGGAGATCTTTGAGCGCCGACGGCTCCGCGTGGTGCTGGAGATCACCAGCCTGGACATCTGCTACCCCGAGAAGGTGGCCGGCGTCCTCAACGCCATGAACACCTTGCTCTCCGAAGCCAACACTCCCTTCATCTTCATCCTGGCTGTGGATCCCAGCGTCATCGTCCCCTGCCTGGAGCAGACCAGCTGCATGAAGGGTCTTGCTGACAACGGTTACCTCTACCTCAACCGGACAGTGACGttgcccttctccatccctgagatgGGTGCCCGCTCCCGCCTGCGATTCCTGGAAGCCGCCATCCAGACGCGGGAGGACCTCATGTACCGCATCATCACCAGCAACGTGGAACGACGCCGAGCCAAGTGCCAGGCCGTCCCGGCAGTTCCCAGCCGGCAGGAGGCGGACGCCGAAGCCGTCCGCTGCATCCACGAAGCTTTCCGCTGCCTACACGACAGCGCCGACCCTCTTGCCCGTTACCTCCccaccagcggcgcccacgtccgtCGCATCGTCAACACCATCCCCATCACCCTACGGCTCCTCCTGCACCGCGccggcacccccggcaccccctcgccccgcgctgccgccgctTGGGTGGTGTTGGCCGACCAGTGGCCGTGCCGGCTGAGCTGGGTGCTGCAGTGCCTGGAGGATGCCTGGCAGAGCCGGCCGACGGCGGATTTTGGCGCGCGATCCCTGTGGAGCATCTTCCAGGAGAACGTGGGGGAGCTGAGctccctgcggcagcccctgcacAACGTCCTCAGCCTGGACGGGGACCCTGAGCTCTTCCAGACCTTCCTCGCCTCCGACTTCCCCTTCACCGCCCGCGACGCCCGCGCCTTCCTCGGCGTCACCGTCAACCTGGACCACTCCATCCGGCACAAGATGGGGCTCCTGCGCGGTCTTGACCGCCTGCAGAAAGCCACCGCCGCCCCGGTGTCCCGCGGTGTCCAGTGTCCCCACCCTGAGTGACGGCAGACGCTGGCATTGGGTCTCCGGTGATGCCTCTGGACGTCAGGCCCCCGAATTAAGCTTGGACGTTGGTGGCACCAGGGCACCCCTGTGGCCGGCAGCCAGAGGATGCCCACGACCTGTTGTCCTCCCCCAGCATATTTTTGGGACCTctttggggacagggacgggggacGATTCCCGTCCCCCTCGTCCACAAGAAGAGACGCTGCAGGAGGTGAAAATGCCAccaggggatggagctggggcgACCGGAGGGGACCAGAGGAGACCCGAGATGAcccggggggctccagggggAGGTCGCTGCCATCCCAGGGACCCTGGCGCCCAGGtacccaccgccccccgccctgACACCCTCCGGGGAACGTCCCCTGGTGAGTGGGGCccgtggggggggacacgacgaccCCAAGAAACCACGAAGCGGCCGCTGGCCTCACTGCCAGGGCGGCCCCAAAGGGCGGACGTCCTCGAGCCGTGTCCCTCAGGAGCTCCTCACGAAGCCCCCCCCCAGGACCGCGGGGGTCGTCCCATAATAAACCAGTTAATTAAACCTTGCGCTCTGCGTCTTGACTTAAATACGCTTTTTGGGTCCTCCTTaagtgggggtggggtggggtgtctcAGGGGATGGAAAAGGCAATaaggggggggtgtgtggcaatttttgggggcggggggggggggcggaaaatcAGCCCAAGGCACCATTGGGAGGGATGGCGGCAGCAAGGCGCGGAGCCCGCGATTGGGATCCGGGGCATCGTCAGCATTAATTGCCAGCCAGCTTCCCGCCGGCATCTCCCACCTGCTCCGAAAATCCTCCCCCGGGGAAGGCGGCAGCGGTGGGTGTAAAAATCTCCGCGTTTGCCTCGTCTTTTTCCCGGCAAGGCTCAAAAAAGCTGCGTTTTGAAGCCGGGGGGCGGGGATGACGCCACCCGTAAGGCACCGAAAGAGAGAGCCCGGGGAGGAGTCGGTGACGAATGCAGATCTCGTTTAATAGAAAACAGTGTTAACAAAAATACACGACGGAAAGAAACGACGAACACCAGCA includes:
- the NKPD1 gene encoding NTPase KAP family P-loop domain-containing protein 1 isoform X2, with amino-acid sequence MEPEALPGGACSPACGGSSSGSSGCCEEHLACLGPEGDTCACRDGAFVEVEPGDNQGFMRQEMVRREEAELRRSHQKPRSPEGWGLLLVLWYLAFYKPIITESHLRRKNIEFIFIRFSAWQYAGCDKLWAGLVTTLCDSIRHHFGALPLSVYHVMGTRPRFASGFSQKEWVLKTGTCLKLWGLLFVLGAGLTILLVALLVPGIKDHHALKVVGSAVTSLSGSGLALGAFSILKNLLISEKQKIERLTNSEKFTSQLGFMSKVRNEVEVLVDFLSFMEIFERRRLRVVLEITSLDICYPEKVAGVLNAMNTLLSEANTPFIFILAVDPSVIVPCLEQTSCMKGLADNGYLYLNRTVTLPFSIPEMGARSRLRFLEAAIQTREDLMYRIITSNVERRRAKCQAVPAVPSRQEADAEAVRCIHEAFRCLHDSADPLARYLPTSGAHVRRIVNTIPITLRLLLHRAGTPGTPSPRAAAAWVVLADQWPCRLSWVLQCLEDAWQSRPTADFGARSLWSIFQENVGELSSLRQPLHNVLSLDGDPELFQTFLASDFPFTARDARAFLGVTVNLDHSIRHKMGLLRGLDRLQKATAAPVSRGVQCPHPE
- the NKPD1 gene encoding NTPase KAP family P-loop domain-containing protein 1 isoform X1; this encodes MEPEALPGGACSPACGGSSSGSSGCCEEHLACLGPEGDTCACRDGAFVEVEPGDNQELLTEDDIYCRCLSKTLCHTATPVTVGFYAPCGHRLYSLLDKVTGFMRQEMVRREEAELRRSHQKPRSPEGWGLLLVLWYLAFYKPIITESHLRRKNIEFIFIRFSAWQYAGCDKLWAGLVTTLCDSIRHHFGALPLSVYHVMGTRPRFASGFSQKEWVLKTGTCLKLWGLLFVLGAGLTILLVALLVPGIKDHHALKVVGSAVTSLSGSGLALGAFSILKNLLISEKQKIERLTNSEKFTSQLGFMSKVRNEVEVLVDFLSFMEIFERRRLRVVLEITSLDICYPEKVAGVLNAMNTLLSEANTPFIFILAVDPSVIVPCLEQTSCMKGLADNGYLYLNRTVTLPFSIPEMGARSRLRFLEAAIQTREDLMYRIITSNVERRRAKCQAVPAVPSRQEADAEAVRCIHEAFRCLHDSADPLARYLPTSGAHVRRIVNTIPITLRLLLHRAGTPGTPSPRAAAAWVVLADQWPCRLSWVLQCLEDAWQSRPTADFGARSLWSIFQENVGELSSLRQPLHNVLSLDGDPELFQTFLASDFPFTARDARAFLGVTVNLDHSIRHKMGLLRGLDRLQKATAAPVSRGVQCPHPE
- the NKPD1 gene encoding NTPase KAP family P-loop domain-containing protein 1 isoform X3, with product MRQEMVRREEAELRRSHQKPRSPEGWGLLLVLWYLAFYKPIITESHLRRKNIEFIFIRFSAWQYAGCDKLWAGLVTTLCDSIRHHFGALPLSVYHVMGTRPRFASGFSQKEWVLKTGTCLKLWGLLFVLGAGLTILLVALLVPGIKDHHALKVVGSAVTSLSGSGLALGAFSILKNLLISEKQKIERLTNSEKFTSQLGFMSKVRNEVEVLVDFLSFMEIFERRRLRVVLEITSLDICYPEKVAGVLNAMNTLLSEANTPFIFILAVDPSVIVPCLEQTSCMKGLADNGYLYLNRTVTLPFSIPEMGARSRLRFLEAAIQTREDLMYRIITSNVERRRAKCQAVPAVPSRQEADAEAVRCIHEAFRCLHDSADPLARYLPTSGAHVRRIVNTIPITLRLLLHRAGTPGTPSPRAAAAWVVLADQWPCRLSWVLQCLEDAWQSRPTADFGARSLWSIFQENVGELSSLRQPLHNVLSLDGDPELFQTFLASDFPFTARDARAFLGVTVNLDHSIRHKMGLLRGLDRLQKATAAPVSRGVQCPHPE